A genomic window from Paenibacillus sp. FSL K6-0276 includes:
- a CDS encoding pitrilysin family protein produces MEQIHYDRLQETIYHEVMDNGLQVYVLPKPTFKKTYATFATKYGSVDNHFHVAGGEETTVPDGIAHFLEHKMFEEPEGDIFATFASNGASANAFTSFDQTVYLFSATENIETNLSTLVDFVQRPYFTDENVEKEKGIIGQEINMYADNPDWRVYFGHIEAMYSKHPVRIDIAGTVESISTITKETLYTCYNAFYHPSNMLLFVVGGVDPEKVFSLIRSNQNGKTYDKQGEIKRIFEDEPEQVASKRLESKLAVSMPKIMFGFKEKVDGLTGEAALKRDLTTKLMLDLLVGSSTALYQKLYDEELISDSFGHEFNSSPQYAFSAMGGDTKDPDLLLKRIKEEIDLILNSGFAEKDFERARKKKIGGYLRMLNSPESIAHEFTRYQFRGGDLFEVLPIYESITLAEVNERLHAHVDWEQLAVSLVVSP; encoded by the coding sequence ATGGAACAGATTCATTACGATAGACTTCAAGAGACCATTTATCATGAGGTTATGGATAACGGGCTTCAGGTATATGTGCTGCCGAAACCAACATTCAAAAAAACCTATGCTACATTTGCTACTAAATACGGTTCCGTTGACAACCATTTTCATGTCGCAGGTGGAGAAGAGACCACTGTTCCTGATGGAATAGCTCACTTTTTAGAGCACAAGATGTTCGAAGAGCCGGAAGGAGATATTTTTGCTACCTTTGCTTCAAATGGTGCCTCGGCCAATGCCTTTACAAGCTTTGACCAGACGGTGTATCTTTTCTCAGCAACAGAGAATATAGAGACCAACCTTAGTACGCTCGTTGATTTTGTTCAGCGACCTTATTTTACAGACGAGAATGTTGAAAAGGAAAAAGGGATCATTGGTCAAGAAATCAATATGTATGCTGATAATCCGGACTGGCGCGTGTATTTTGGCCATATTGAAGCGATGTATTCGAAGCATCCTGTTCGGATTGACATTGCTGGTACGGTAGAATCGATTAGTACGATCACGAAGGAAACGCTGTACACTTGCTATAACGCTTTTTATCATCCTAGTAATATGCTGTTGTTCGTGGTTGGTGGTGTGGACCCGGAGAAGGTGTTCTCCTTGATTCGCAGTAACCAGAACGGAAAAACTTACGATAAGCAGGGTGAAATCAAACGTATTTTTGAGGATGAACCAGAACAAGTCGCTTCAAAACGCCTAGAAAGTAAACTTGCCGTCTCGATGCCAAAGATCATGTTTGGTTTCAAGGAAAAGGTAGATGGTCTAACTGGTGAAGCTGCTCTGAAACGCGACCTGACAACCAAGCTAATGCTTGATTTGTTGGTAGGTAGTAGCACTGCTTTGTATCAAAAACTATATGATGAGGAATTGATCTCAGACAGCTTTGGACATGAGTTTAATAGTTCTCCGCAGTATGCTTTTTCTGCAATGGGTGGGGACACTAAGGACCCGGATTTGCTTTTAAAACGAATTAAAGAGGAAATAGATCTGATCTTAAACTCTGGCTTTGCTGAGAAGGATTTCGAACGGGCACGGAAAAAGAAAATAGGCGGATACTTACGCATGCTGAACTCCCCTGAAAGTATCGCACATGAATTTACTCGTTACCAATTCCGCGGTGGTGACCTGTTTGAAGTTCTGCCTATTTACGAATCGATTACTTTAGCCGAAGTGAACGAGCGTTTACATGCCCATGTAGATTGGGAGCAGCTGGCTGTTTCGCTAGTGGTGAGTCCTTAG
- the fabG gene encoding 3-oxoacyl-ACP reductase FabG, with translation MTVLVTGGSGGIGGAIAERFASVGMNIVIHYKHSHEAANDVARRCMALGAKVMTVNADMKDRSQIVRMAEKLESNGMQPDILVNNAGKSHYGMLADVTEEEWDDIMSINLKGTFMCSQIFMPYMVSQRYGRIINVSSVWGITGASCEVAYSASKGGVNAFTKALAKELAPSGVTVNAVAPGAVNTNMLSNLQADEVRMLEDEIPAGRLATPNEISSLIYFLALPESGYITGQIISPNGGWIT, from the coding sequence ATGACGGTCCTTGTGACAGGGGGCAGCGGCGGGATCGGCGGGGCCATTGCAGAGCGGTTTGCCTCTGTAGGGATGAATATTGTTATTCATTACAAGCACTCACATGAAGCTGCTAATGATGTCGCTCGGCGTTGTATGGCCCTTGGAGCTAAGGTGATGACAGTAAATGCGGATATGAAGGATCGCAGTCAGATTGTACGTATGGCTGAAAAGCTTGAGAGTAATGGGATGCAGCCGGATATCCTTGTCAATAATGCCGGTAAATCGCATTACGGAATGCTGGCTGATGTGACCGAAGAAGAATGGGATGATATTATGTCCATTAACTTGAAGGGAACCTTTATGTGCAGTCAGATTTTTATGCCTTACATGGTGTCTCAGCGATACGGTCGAATCATCAACGTTTCTTCCGTATGGGGAATAACCGGAGCTTCTTGCGAGGTAGCATATTCGGCCAGTAAAGGTGGAGTGAATGCCTTTACAAAGGCTTTAGCCAAAGAGCTGGCTCCATCAGGCGTAACCGTTAACGCGGTAGCTCCAGGAGCGGTTAATACGAACATGTTGTCCAATTTACAAGCGGATGAAGTCCGTATGCTAGAGGATGAAATTCCAGCAGGACGTTTGGCTACTCCTAATGAAATATCTTCACTAATTTATTTTTTGGCTTTGCCTGAATCCGGGTATATTACTGGCCAAATTATTAGTCCGAACGGTGGATGGATTACTTGA
- a CDS encoding pitrilysin family protein, producing the protein MPTKAFKTYAISLYAGIPLDENTVTSTALAPFVLRRGTATYPETTQFRERLEELYGAGFGFDIYKRGDYQIVQFRMDTINDSFVQSQESLLEQSFAFLGEVLTRPLVEDGSFRPSYVATERETVRKKLESIVNDKIRYAAERCIEEMCRNEPYRLHPLGQRADLDRITPKSLYESYNSWLDEAILDLYVVGDTTAEEVEKLVQLHFGRVQSEVGLYSSKFIPVSVNEVRTVEEKLDVNQGKLNMGLRTSITYKDDTYASALMYNGILGGYPHSKLFVNVREKESLAYYASSRYDGHKGIGTIQSGIEAQNYGKAVEIIEKQLEEMKAGDISDLELSQTKAMIRNQLSEIQDSAFEMISFDFNRQLSGKERTADQLLQQVEQISAEDVKAAAETVQLDTIYFLTGKEE; encoded by the coding sequence ATGCCTACCAAGGCGTTCAAGACATACGCGATCTCACTTTATGCCGGTATCCCACTTGATGAGAATACGGTGACCTCTACAGCACTTGCTCCATTCGTGCTTCGCAGAGGTACCGCGACTTATCCGGAGACCACGCAATTCCGCGAGCGTTTGGAGGAACTGTACGGCGCTGGATTTGGGTTTGATATTTATAAAAGAGGCGATTATCAGATTGTTCAGTTCCGCATGGATACCATAAATGACTCTTTCGTACAAAGCCAGGAGAGTTTGCTTGAACAATCCTTTGCTTTCTTAGGTGAGGTGCTGACACGTCCATTGGTTGAAGACGGTAGCTTCCGACCTTCGTATGTTGCAACGGAGCGTGAAACAGTTCGCAAGAAGCTGGAGTCCATCGTTAATGACAAGATACGTTATGCTGCTGAACGTTGTATTGAGGAAATGTGCCGCAACGAGCCATACCGTCTTCACCCTCTGGGGCAAAGAGCGGATCTTGATCGCATTACCCCGAAAAGTTTGTATGAATCCTATAATTCTTGGCTGGATGAAGCCATTCTTGATCTCTATGTAGTGGGAGACACAACAGCTGAGGAAGTAGAAAAGCTGGTACAGCTTCATTTCGGTCGGGTTCAGTCCGAGGTGGGCTTATATAGCTCTAAGTTTATACCTGTATCCGTTAATGAGGTGCGGACGGTAGAAGAGAAGCTGGATGTCAATCAGGGCAAGTTGAACATGGGGCTGCGTACCTCTATTACTTATAAGGATGATACATACGCGTCCGCGCTTATGTACAACGGCATATTAGGAGGGTATCCACACTCTAAACTTTTCGTTAACGTACGTGAGAAGGAAAGCCTTGCATATTATGCTTCGTCTCGATATGACGGTCACAAGGGCATCGGAACGATTCAATCAGGCATCGAAGCGCAAAATTACGGCAAAGCCGTGGAAATTATTGAGAAGCAACTGGAAGAGATGAAAGCTGGCGACATCAGTGACTTGGAGCTAAGTCAGACCAAAGCCATGATCCGCAACCAGCTTTCCGAAATTCAGGATTCTGCGTTCGAGATGATCTCATTTGATTTCAACCGCCAGTTGTCAGGAAAAGAACGGACAGCGGATCAGCTTTTGCAACAGGTGGAACAAATTAGTGCTGAAGATGTAAAAGCCGCCGCCGAAACCGTTCAGTTGGATACGATTTATTTCTTGACAGGGAAGGAGGAATAA
- a CDS encoding DUF3243 domain-containing protein: MTPDASILKNFDSWKKFLGNRVVQAEKLGMSEDTISKLAFEIGEFLDQKVDPANSQNRAIKELWDVGNDEEKQTIAKLMVRLAKNNA; encoded by the coding sequence ATGACACCAGACGCAAGCATACTCAAAAATTTCGACAGCTGGAAGAAGTTTTTAGGCAATCGGGTCGTACAGGCGGAGAAACTTGGGATGAGTGAAGACACGATCTCAAAGCTGGCTTTTGAAATCGGGGAATTTCTCGATCAAAAAGTTGATCCAGCAAACTCTCAAAACCGGGCGATTAAAGAGCTATGGGATGTCGGCAACGATGAAGAAAAGCAGACGATTGCTAAACTCATGGTCAGGCTGGCGAAAAACAACGCCTAA